A genome region from Dolichospermum compactum NIES-806 includes the following:
- the ccmS gene encoding beta-carboxysome assembly chaperone CcmS has translation MFSIPQPETAENKWRGQLDRFVKNNQPELAALFWGLWLENGNNQGTIGIDLQPTPHFVYCPQTEIEKLNERVENRLQEILGIIDNNKPETEVVMIGIGKGEIKLIQFAPKTSPETCFQEVGKNVDELLDILEQRLVEQIRD, from the coding sequence ATGTTTAGTATTCCCCAACCCGAAACAGCAGAGAATAAATGGCGCGGACAGTTAGATAGATTTGTCAAAAACAATCAACCAGAACTAGCCGCACTTTTTTGGGGATTGTGGTTAGAAAATGGTAATAATCAGGGAACTATCGGGATTGATTTACAACCAACTCCCCATTTTGTTTATTGTCCCCAAACCGAAATAGAAAAACTAAATGAGCGAGTTGAAAATCGCCTTCAAGAAATTTTAGGAATTATTGATAACAACAAACCCGAAACAGAAGTAGTCATGATTGGAATTGGGAAAGGAGAAATTAAATTAATTCAATTTGCACCTAAAACATCACCAGAAACTTGTTTTCAGGAAGTGGGGAAAAATGTAGATGAATTGTTAGATATACTAGAACAACGATTAGTTGAACAAATCAGGGATTGA
- a CDS encoding type II toxin-antitoxin system Phd/YefM family antitoxin: MMFNLTNIHPLSEFQRGAKMFLDKLKETKSPIVLTVNGKAAAVVQDAESYQRLIDRLELLESVAKIRQSINEFEQGEGMPLDQAFAEFKEKYGIPD; the protein is encoded by the coding sequence ATGATGTTTAACCTGACTAATATTCACCCATTATCAGAATTTCAGCGAGGAGCAAAGATGTTTTTGGATAAGTTAAAAGAAACTAAATCTCCTATTGTGCTGACTGTGAATGGTAAAGCTGCTGCTGTGGTTCAAGATGCTGAAAGTTATCAAAGACTTATTGATAGACTGGAATTACTGGAATCTGTTGCTAAGATACGTCAAAGTATAAATGAGTTTGAACAAGGTGAGGGTATGCCTTTAGACCAAGCATTTGCAGAATTTAAAGAAAAATATGGCATACCGGATTGA
- a CDS encoding ABC-F family ATP-binding cassette domain-containing protein, whose protein sequence is MSIVTLQSVKKDFGIKELLKDASFSLDTNDKVGLIGTNGSGKSTLLKMIARLESIDSGQILVNSGAKIVYLPQQPDMDENHTVLEQVFADSGEQINLVREYEELSDKLAHYPDDSQLMSRLSSVMQRMDATGAWEVETNAKIILTKLGIADFDVKVGTLSGGYRKRIALAAALISEPDLLLMDEPTNHLDALSVEWLQSYLNRYRGALLLITHDRYFLDKVTNRIIEIDRGDIYSYTGNYSYYLEKKALAEESAVSTQRKHQGILRRELEWLKKGPKARSTKQKARIERAHALRDTEFKQVNGKVDISTVGRRIGKKVIELQNVSKSYNGRTLIKDFTYQFSPEDRIGIIGGNGAGKSTLMDIMTAKIKPDSGSVEIGTTIHIGYFNQHSEELLTAVNEDQRVIDYIKEEGEFIQISDGTKITASQMLERFLFPGNQQYAPIHKLSGGEKRRLFLLRILISAPNVLILDEPTNDLDVQTLAVLEDYLEDFNGCVIVVSHDRYFLDRTVDRIFALEEGGGLRQYPGNYSIYLDYKKAEEAEKQETQKPVIVEEKVGSPVTETKKCRRLSNWERREFEELEGKIAKLEAEKTAVEKKLVTLAGNYSQVQKLYEEVETLKKNIDVATERWLELAEMEP, encoded by the coding sequence ATGAGCATTGTTACCCTACAATCAGTTAAAAAAGATTTTGGAATTAAAGAACTTTTAAAAGATGCTAGTTTTAGTCTGGATACTAATGACAAAGTTGGTTTAATTGGCACTAATGGTTCTGGGAAATCAACTCTATTAAAAATGATTGCTCGGTTAGAATCAATTGATAGTGGGCAAATTTTAGTTAATTCTGGGGCAAAAATTGTTTATTTACCCCAACAACCAGATATGGACGAAAATCACACTGTTTTAGAACAGGTATTTGCTGACAGTGGTGAACAAATAAATCTCGTTAGGGAGTATGAAGAATTATCTGATAAATTGGCACATTATCCCGATGATAGTCAGTTAATGTCTCGTCTTTCTAGTGTAATGCAGCGGATGGATGCGACGGGTGCTTGGGAAGTAGAAACCAACGCCAAAATCATTTTAACAAAATTAGGAATTGCTGATTTTGATGTGAAAGTTGGCACATTATCCGGGGGATATCGCAAGCGCATTGCTTTAGCAGCAGCCTTGATATCAGAACCAGATTTGTTATTAATGGATGAACCTACCAACCATCTTGATGCCCTGTCTGTAGAATGGTTACAAAGTTATTTAAATCGCTATCGCGGCGCACTTTTATTAATTACTCATGATCGTTATTTTTTAGATAAAGTTACTAATAGAATTATCGAAATTGATCGAGGTGATATTTACAGTTACACAGGTAATTATTCCTATTATTTAGAAAAGAAAGCTTTAGCTGAAGAATCTGCCGTTAGCACTCAACGGAAACATCAAGGGATTTTACGGCGGGAATTAGAATGGTTAAAAAAAGGACCTAAAGCTAGAAGTACGAAGCAAAAAGCTAGAATTGAACGCGCTCATGCACTGAGAGATACTGAGTTTAAACAAGTTAATGGTAAGGTGGATATTTCTACCGTTGGTAGGCGGATTGGGAAGAAAGTTATTGAACTCCAGAATGTTAGTAAAAGCTACAATGGGAGAACTTTAATTAAAGATTTTACATATCAATTTAGTCCAGAAGATCGGATTGGCATTATTGGCGGTAATGGTGCAGGAAAATCTACTTTAATGGATATTATGACTGCCAAAATTAAACCGGATTCTGGTAGTGTAGAAATTGGGACTACAATTCATATTGGCTATTTTAACCAACATTCAGAAGAATTGTTGACGGCGGTAAATGAAGATCAGCGCGTGATTGATTATATTAAGGAAGAAGGGGAATTTATCCAAATCTCCGACGGCACGAAAATCACTGCTTCCCAAATGTTAGAGAGATTCTTGTTTCCGGGAAATCAACAATATGCACCCATTCATAAACTTTCTGGCGGAGAAAAACGTCGTTTATTCCTATTGCGTATTCTTATTAGTGCGCCCAATGTGTTAATTTTGGATGAACCGACTAATGATTTAGATGTGCAGACATTAGCGGTATTAGAAGACTATCTAGAAGATTTTAATGGTTGTGTGATTGTAGTTTCTCATGATCGTTACTTTTTAGATCGGACGGTAGATAGAATTTTTGCTTTAGAAGAAGGTGGGGGTTTACGTCAATATCCGGGGAATTATTCCATTTATTTAGATTATAAAAAAGCTGAGGAAGCAGAAAAACAAGAAACACAAAAACCTGTGATTGTCGAAGAAAAGGTTGGATCTCCAGTTACAGAGACTAAAAAATGCCGCAGGTTATCCAATTGGGAAAGACGAGAATTTGAGGAATTGGAAGGAAAGATTGCCAAATTAGAAGCAGAGAAAACAGCAGTAGAAAAGAAATTAGTAACTCTAGCTGGAAATTATAGTCAAGTGCAGAAGTTGTATGAAGAGGTGGAAACGCTGAAGAAAAATATTGATGTAGCCACAGAACGATGGTTGGAATTAGCGGAAATGGAGCCTTAA
- a CDS encoding papain fold toxin domain-containing protein: MIKISNQQIDTLKEIISKYKNLECVECAQAIQNYLISQKIPSKRIKIYTGSAMGRNSYIYDETVSKYAISVNGRHQGIEIIIDEVEMIFDNHTSKNFYP, from the coding sequence TTGATTAAAATTAGTAATCAACAAATTGACACACTCAAAGAAATAATATCTAAATACAAAAACCTTGAATGTGTTGAATGCGCTCAAGCTATTCAAAATTACCTGATATCACAAAAAATTCCTAGTAAACGGATAAAAATTTATACTGGTTCAGCAATGGGACGTAATAGTTATATCTATGATGAAACTGTTTCTAAATATGCAATATCTGTTAATGGTCGTCATCAAGGAATTGAGATTATAATAGATGAAGTAGAAATGATTTTTGATAATCACACATCAAAAAATTTTTATCCATAG
- a CDS encoding Uma2 family endonuclease — protein MYQIDPPLSPKETLPTMYDLPSEDPEEKGLPDQFHLLQPQLLSETFTPANYQSEEIFTGSDMNLYYDSRHPLWYKRPDWFAVLGVPYLYGDHQDLRLSYVVWQEAVNPYIIVELLSPGTEKEDLGQTLRDVEKPPVKWEIYEQILRVPYYAIFDRYQSEFRMFQLNGDRYTEANLTNFRFWIPSIELGLGVWEGSYKNVNMPWLRWYDKNGNWVLTPAESEKQRADQEKQRADQERQHADQERQRADQERQRADQERQRADQERQKTEKLIAQLRALGVEPEIN, from the coding sequence ATGTATCAAATAGATCCGCCACTTTCCCCTAAAGAAACATTACCCACAATGTATGATCTACCGAGTGAAGATCCAGAGGAGAAAGGTTTGCCAGATCAATTCCATTTATTGCAACCACAATTATTATCAGAAACATTTACACCTGCTAATTATCAAAGTGAGGAAATATTTACAGGTAGTGACATGAATCTGTATTATGATTCTCGTCATCCATTGTGGTATAAACGTCCTGATTGGTTTGCGGTTTTAGGTGTACCATATTTATATGGTGATCATCAAGATTTAAGATTAAGTTATGTAGTGTGGCAAGAAGCTGTTAATCCCTATATTATCGTTGAATTGCTATCACCAGGAACAGAAAAAGAAGATTTAGGTCAAACATTGCGAGATGTGGAAAAACCCCCTGTTAAATGGGAGATTTATGAGCAGATTTTAAGAGTACCTTATTACGCAATTTTTGATCGTTATCAATCTGAGTTTAGAATGTTTCAGTTAAATGGCGATCGCTATACTGAAGCAAATTTAACAAATTTCCGCTTCTGGATACCCAGTATAGAATTAGGTTTAGGAGTTTGGGAAGGAAGTTATAAAAACGTCAATATGCCTTGGTTGCGTTGGTATGATAAAAATGGTAATTGGGTATTAACTCCCGCAGAATCGGAAAAACAACGCGCAGATCAAGAAAAACAACGCGCAGATCAAGAAAGACAACACGCAGATCAAGAAAGACAACGCGCAGATCAAGAAAGACAACGCGCAGATCAAGAAAGACAACGCGCAGATCAAGAAAGACAAAAAACAGAAAAATTAATTGCACAATTGCGTGCTTTAGGTGTTGAACCAGAGATAAATTAA
- a CDS encoding ATP-dependent Zn protease — MSQTAINLVAISVFLMTFSTLLGPLIHLSPTIPALATVTFLGIATLDNFSFQGKGGTIFLDFLARFSPEYKERILHHEAGHLLVAHLLEIPITGYTLSAWEAWKQGQTGQGGVSIDELTTQIEKCEISPQILDRYCTILMAGIAAETLIFDAHQGGNDDKIKLMQFLQVLGVSEDIYQQKQRFHLLQSKNLIQENWESYQALVSAMRERVSVEECKKVIRESAP; from the coding sequence ATGAGCCAAACTGCGATAAATCTCGTTGCTATATCTGTTTTTCTGATGACTTTTTCCACTTTATTAGGACCGTTAATACATCTTTCTCCCACAATACCAGCTTTAGCTACGGTGACGTTTTTAGGAATTGCAACTTTAGATAATTTCAGTTTTCAAGGTAAGGGAGGAACGATATTTTTAGACTTCCTGGCACGATTTTCTCCAGAATATAAAGAACGTATTTTACATCATGAAGCGGGTCATCTTCTCGTGGCTCACTTGTTAGAAATCCCCATAACTGGCTATACTCTTAGTGCGTGGGAAGCTTGGAAACAAGGACAAACAGGACAAGGAGGGGTATCAATAGATGAGTTAACAACCCAAATAGAAAAATGTGAAATTAGTCCCCAAATTTTAGACCGTTATTGTACAATTTTAATGGCGGGAATCGCTGCGGAGACTTTGATTTTTGATGCTCATCAAGGTGGAAATGATGATAAAATTAAGTTAATGCAATTTTTACAAGTTCTTGGTGTTTCTGAGGATATTTATCAACAAAAACAACGGTTTCATTTGCTTCAATCTAAAAATCTGATTCAGGAGAATTGGGAAAGTTATCAAGCTTTGGTATCAGCTATGAGAGAACGGGTTTCTGTTGAAGAGTGTAAAAAGGTGATTCGTGAGAGTGCGCCATAA
- a CDS encoding bifunctional sterol desaturase/short chain dehydrogenase: protein MILAQSLTIDSVLVNNCIQFTTWGFSSLLLAEVVRDAYHALCHQITWLAKWHNKHHAVYRRDLTLISQKAYIDSQLYHDIVESGILVVILTIIALLAHQWGLWLGVAYAVTFLYGASLRYFQGTIDTDYNHLPGPLDKIPSVLWVNRTYHWRHHFDDVNAYYSGVFPLVDKILGTGLSLKGKTVALTGASGALGQALVAELLKHNAKVVALTTNPEKIAVQERVKVLKWELGNETQLKESLNKVDILIINHGVNVYGNRTSSAIQNSYQVNTFSALELIDVFSATVTGPQDKATKEIWVNTSEAEVSPALSPLYELSKRALGDIVTLKRLDKTCVIRKLILGPFKSQLNPYGVMSAKQVVQGILFFAKRDFRNIIVTVNPLTYILFPMKEFSTWLYYRIFSKDVKSE from the coding sequence ATGATTTTGGCTCAAAGCTTAACTATTGACTCGGTTTTAGTAAACAACTGTATTCAGTTCACAACCTGGGGATTTTCCTCCCTCTTACTCGCGGAAGTTGTCAGAGATGCTTATCATGCTTTGTGCCATCAAATAACATGGTTAGCAAAATGGCACAATAAACATCATGCTGTATACCGACGAGATTTAACTTTAATTTCCCAAAAAGCCTACATAGATTCCCAGTTGTATCACGATATCGTCGAATCGGGTATATTGGTAGTCATTTTAACCATAATTGCCTTACTAGCACATCAATGGGGATTATGGTTAGGAGTCGCTTATGCTGTCACTTTTTTATATGGTGCTTCTTTGCGATATTTCCAAGGAACCATAGACACAGACTACAATCATTTACCCGGACCTTTAGACAAAATTCCCTCTGTTTTGTGGGTAAATAGAACCTATCATTGGCGACATCATTTTGATGATGTTAATGCTTACTATAGTGGTGTATTTCCCCTAGTGGATAAAATACTAGGAACAGGACTTTCTCTCAAAGGTAAAACCGTAGCTTTAACAGGTGCTTCTGGTGCATTAGGACAAGCATTAGTAGCGGAATTATTAAAGCATAATGCCAAAGTTGTGGCATTAACAACTAATCCTGAAAAAATCGCAGTTCAAGAGCGGGTCAAAGTTCTAAAATGGGAATTAGGTAATGAAACTCAACTAAAGGAAAGTTTAAATAAAGTTGACATTCTCATTATCAATCATGGTGTAAATGTTTATGGAAATAGAACTTCTAGTGCCATTCAAAATTCCTATCAAGTTAACACTTTTTCCGCTTTAGAATTGATAGATGTCTTTTCTGCAACTGTCACAGGACCCCAAGACAAAGCCACCAAAGAAATTTGGGTAAATACTTCAGAAGCGGAAGTTTCCCCAGCTTTAAGTCCCTTGTATGAACTCAGCAAAAGAGCATTAGGAGATATTGTCACTCTCAAACGTTTAGATAAAACTTGTGTCATTCGCAAATTAATTTTAGGTCCTTTCAAAAGTCAATTAAATCCCTATGGTGTCATGTCAGCAAAACAAGTTGTACAGGGAATTTTATTTTTTGCTAAACGGGATTTTAGAAATATTATTGTCACTGTAAATCCTTTGACCTATATCCTATTTCCCATGAAAGAATTTAGTACCTGGTTGTACTATCGTATTTTTAGCAAAGATGTGAAAAGCGAATAA
- a CDS encoding DUF1824 family protein, producing the protein MSTPNHQQLSLPEAKKILNKFNCLDIAPILKPSEKAPTREALIFLTSLTDYQILGICADTAEEGILAMKTYSRALGYQAPTDLPHPEGPVYIKLNGKNGLCYLDSYSGHHRGVLVSCQSYQEGGVNEMYGHLPLDLFV; encoded by the coding sequence ATGTCTACTCCCAATCATCAGCAACTCTCACTCCCAGAAGCCAAGAAAATACTCAACAAATTTAACTGTCTGGATATTGCCCCCATTCTTAAACCGTCAGAAAAAGCTCCCACTCGTGAGGCATTAATTTTTCTCACCAGTCTTACCGATTATCAAATCTTAGGTATTTGTGCTGATACAGCCGAAGAGGGAATTTTAGCCATGAAAACCTATTCTCGCGCTTTGGGTTATCAAGCACCAACTGATTTACCACATCCAGAAGGACCAGTTTATATCAAATTAAATGGCAAAAATGGCCTGTGTTATCTCGATTCCTATTCTGGGCATCATCGGGGAGTGTTAGTATCTTGCCAGTCTTATCAAGAGGGAGGAGTTAACGAGATGTATGGACATTTACCCCTCGATTTATTTGTCTAG